TCGGCAGACATCAGCGAACGACTCGTAACGTTCTGTGCTGTCACCGCTTCGTGTCGAGACCTATGTCGACTGAGTGAAAGCCGATTATCTCCCTGTAGCGGGCTTATTGCCCTGCAACGGCGTTTTAGTTACGATCTTGTCCAAGGAAGCGCCTATAGCCTTGCTTCATATACCACAAAGgaaagtgtacatttaagggatcgttttctttgttagacacaattgAGAACTAATTGTACAGACCCGACCGTCTATCTCTGCTAATAACATTAAAATATGTTATCGCATGCATTGCTTCGCCGTTACGGCgagacatttatttatttattttattttactgaTGCTAACACCTTTTTAAGCCTGACAAACATTCCAACCTTTCTGCCGACGCGAGCGATATGCATTGTTGCTTCGCAGTGATCGAGTCTACGTGCCGATTTGAAGAGCGGGAAGAACATGAGAACAACTTTATCGCTTGAAAGAAAATCAGGGGGTACCCTAGCTTAGAAGTGGGTACTCTAGCTCAAAAGTGCCCCAGCCTGTGGCTGGGAGCTAGTGGTGAGCCTCCTCTCACGCCACAGTGGCCGTGTTTTGATGGCATATTTTCCTCGGACCCCTTCAGTCTAAAGGTGGCAGTGTGTCCAAATAGCGTGGGTTTACGGATTCGGAACGTGTATGTACTAGAATATCAAATGAGGGGGCTACAAGATTCAATGCAACGTATGCCACCATGGCGGGCCCGTAGTtagactttctctctctctctctctctctcttttgaggGGGTAGGGAGTGTTGAAGGCTTTTGAAGTGCCAATTTTGATAACGAGTTAAGTGGAACAATCGAACACATTTTGAGAAAATTTCCAGCATGCACACAACAGACAGGGACTTGAACAATAACGACAAAGATGCCCTAACTTACAACTCACTTTATTGGTAAAAAGGAAGCGCCCACGTACATACCGCGACCAGCTGAAGAGCGCATGTGCGAGATAATACGAAAATTCACAtacaccacatttttttttttcaacggaaGAGATATTTACAAcacgcagcagaaaaaaaaaagatacctaCTCTTTCAAGCAGCTTTCTGTACTTTTAGAAACAACAGAATTAAGCTGAAGCTGATATATGGCACTGTCTCGATTGTTGGGAGCAAGTTATCACTCCCGGATTGTCAGAGGTGTGGTAGATGACAGAGCGAAACCACTGGAGGAAATGGTAGAAGGAAATCGCTACGCATTTTTTTGGGGATAAAAATACGCACGGCTGCCATTGCATGAATGGGCGTTTCCTCTAGCAAGAGTGATATCGCCTTTCGAGGATACCTCATTCAGTGAAAACCCATTTAGTGAACCCATTCAGGGATACCTCATTCAGTGAACTTAAACGGAAAATGTTACCGACAGTTAATTAGGTATGGACCTGGAAGTCACGTGCCACAGGTGGGAGGTAAAAGCAAAAGAAGAAGCAAGTTTGGAGCGACGCCGTGCAAGAGCCAATTAAGGTTGAGTAAATCGAACAATTGCCAatcaaaaaaaagaacacaaaaccAGAGAACTCACGTCTCGGCGCCCAAAAGGAGCTAATTCAGACTTAATTCAATGAAAGCTAATTAAGTAGCTTCGGCGCGGATTTTTCTTGGATTTATCGGCCGcgacacgttttttttctttcacaggaAGGTTGTTACTATAGAGGTTTCCTCTGCGTCGTGATTAAAAAATGATCACGATAATGAAACGGCCCGCGCTCTCTTCTTGCTGTTATTCCTCTTCTCCTTCGCCTCCAGAAAGCGCGCGCCGATTTGTCCGGCGTGGAATGCAATAATTCTGGTGGGCGAGAGAATGAGAACCGAGAAAATTATAAAGATAGATtaagtggaggaaaaaattatgGAACCTCTTTCCAAAGCAAACCAtggtgggatgcgaagcagcagcggtgtgcgCGCCATTGACTCGGCTGAAACGGgagtcgacgcgggtgctggaagagcGGTTCTAAGCGAAACTCGatgtagcctttactcgagtgAACCTTTCTTcaaaacgcaaagacacgggaggcgggttgggtttcgtgtgagtttcatcgcagataaacgaaccgaaagagtgtttccactcgacgtgcggtcgaacGTTGCGGGTGGCGGAGAGGGTGAAGTGGGAGAGAAGTGCGTTGCGATTAAAGAAAGTTCTAGGGCTTTAGTTGCGAGCGAATGGAGGAGCATCTGTCGGCAGCTGCTGCgtgtgagggagagagtgaaGTCAATGCACAGCTGCGACTTggcctacttggcatcgttcaaACCACTGCGACGGGGGAAACgcggcgcgttggcacggagacacgggcggacagcgttacacaggctagtcaaagagctgcttcgcatctaaacacacacacacacacacacacacacacacacacacacacacacacacacacacacacacacacacacacacacacacacacacacacacacacacacactaggaGGGATTCAAACCCACGTGTCCACGATTCGAAGGTGAGCGTCCCAACCACATCGGACCATGTAGCAAGAAGCCGACATGAGAAAGTGGAGGAAAGGAAAACGGGAACGGAtaaagggaagaaagaaaaggataGAAGGGGAGAGCGACtacagagatagagagagagagagaaacgccaggcctgcgtgggaGGCGCAGCAGTGACAGCGAAAGCTAGCAGAGCGGCATTTCAGAgtattttctaaacactcattgggtaactatatactgcaagcatacttgcttgatacccactacggcattataaATAAAACTTTTTgggcagtaggccggcattcgctatgctttttttcgtcattcttctgagaagcgtggtatatcTGCTAAACACTCGCAAAGAATTCTGTgcgaattgttcatgcagtggctcatgatgatgaggaattatatgtctgaagtaggtatgcgccacagttaatagccgaacaaaaacaagcttttgtaatggcttggagcattgtacgacccactcgttacgctattcgcattgtgcgacgactgcttgttctttcgctgtttcaaaacgctttataagtcgtattaacgcgattgctttcgcgacatcaagcctgcctgaggcaagtttgccatcaagtgccaagcaccggcgtggctcagtgatagaatactggactggcgcCTATCGgacccgggctcgagccccactgtgtctttagtgctaggtttttttttcttccttgtttcACGCGATGTGGTCCAGAACACCGGCGGCGCCGGACAACTGCGcttgacccgagttgtgatctcataacagctttcgctgtaataagtGGGAAGGAAAGGCAGAAAGACAGGTAAAGAGATAGGAAGAGACAGAcaggcaaagaaagaaaaaagaaagaatgcgtATATAGCGCAGTATATCAATAGGTGTGAAAGAGGCGCAGGTAAGAGAGTAAAGGCTTAGACAATTAATCCAGGACCAAATAGGTGCCCACTAGCTATACTGTGACACAGCGTTGCACAACTTTTTCTCTTTTGTCTAAGTGGGCGAATGCTTGCGTATCTGGCCACATTTTCTTTCCTTCTGTTTAATATATAGCAATTTATATCTATAGGTCATTGGGCTTCATGAATGTCCAGAGGTCGTGACCCCGAAATGACTGATCCCCAGGCGAACGAACAACTTGACGATTTCTTTTGTCGCATCAAAGGCTTCACGGAGAGCGATTaaaaaagacaaagaagaaaGAACCATTATAAACATTTTTCGACGCCAGTAAAACGTGGCGAAATAAGTTTTTAACGACGCCGCGTGATCGATGGATACATCGATTAGCCCGTTCCGCCAGCGATTGAGCGTTACAGTCGCAAACACGGATGTGTGCGACAGTTTCGACTACATACCAGTCTCTCCCACACTTTCTCTCTTCCCCTTTTCTCTTAGATGATCGAGTCAACGCAGCTGCAAAAATGACAATGAACCAATGAAAGCCTTCTGATGAAGGCCTGCCTTTCGTGATGGGTCTCCGGGGGCTAAATAGAAGGGGGATTAAACAGTTCTTGGAACGCAAGATATATTACGCGTCCTACCTTCCCCATTCATAAATTTACCTTCTCCACTTATAAATTCGACCCTGACCACTACACACTCATGCCCGGGCTGTGGCAGCTCCCCAACGTTATTCCATGTCACGGTGGAGTGTGCCGCAAAATTATTTCCTCCCCTTCCGGACATACTGCGCCCCTTCCGCACCAAATAGCTGTGGGACGATGCTCTCTGCGACGGGCCTCCCGAGGTTCTTCAGGCCTTGGTTCAAAGGGTCAGGGTGGTCGCCGATATCATCTGTCCCACATGCTTTGGTTATACGAtccaattttttctctctctttctatcggCCACCACCAATATCGTTGAAGGACTTCATAGccacccagacaacactcgacgacctgaggtcgtcctcatatggtacaaacgtcctcggcagtttcaggacgtcctcatttggtcctctagtcgacacttgcaggattatccccaaaatgcccctttgagacctttttaaggacgaagaattgtcctgatatcgtctgctcgaggacgttttgaggatatgcatgtttcgtaggtgcatgcagctttcgcaattcgtgtttggttaattttctggctgttaacgaataagtccacgggatttcgtatgcctactttcgagtcataatagtaaagtacttctcgatcattaaaatgagatagttacacgaggaagcacttcaagccaacacgagaaagacgtgttcttttatttattatttatttatttactttgtaagtgatcgtaggccaaactttctgcctgcacgttttcgttggtcgtgatctaccgccgacgtgcatacggaattatatcgcactgactgtggtctgacccgtttccccaatgaacgcacgtgcggcagaccaagtttggtgcgagtataaacggtgtcggctccaaaatgaatgcaggcgtgaaaactgtgaatagcgagcacgttattctcgagtgtccagtgttgcaatgccgcacggtcccatcgagcagacgacaactgaccatgctgacgactgggctggcctaggttatcgtgaatagagcagcattggaactagaacgctgtgggaaaacgaatgggcgactgaagttgtggtggtgctaacaaaaaaaaagcagtaccttaatgcggtcaccatgcgcagtcaaggtgcttttaaatctggatgtctacgacactgtttacccattttaaagtgacgcaactatcatcatcatcattatgggcctgcagtaagtcaagtcgagtcattggtcgagtcaacattccaatacaacacttctcgccatagaggaagcttctcgcagaagccctcaaagaatcgtaagcatgccaggtgagtgtcttctgttaaattttcatattgaagttgtaagccgcaaaggtaaataaataaaaaaagagaggacagttgattttcagcctcgcgctgtatatctttactgcttattcatgtatgtatgtacaaaccaactgactagcctaacaacgtgttctggtggtgggtgttctttggtctagccaccattctactgtgctctgtgctgttcaagatggctgagagcgcggatcgcaaatttcggcgtgaaattaatcggcgcgtcaatgctagttttcagcttattgacagtgaggccgatgtcataaatgacacgcggtacgttgaccgagattcccgcaacgccgaaagagagagcgacttgCCCTCCGAGGCTTGTGCGGTCGACCTCGAAGACGGCCATCGTCGCCTTTGTGTTCATGACAGAGAACGGCCTTCGGCACACTCCTCGATCGTTCCAGAAACGGATGTGCCCCAAGGACACGTTTTGATTTCTGGCGACGCGTGCTACCCCAGCGGCTGCAGTGTTTCTGTGCCTCACGATCACACAGACTTCGAACGGCGTGCCTTCCATGACAGCAGCGCTGCGGCTTCGACTTCGGCGACCTCGCAGGTGAGGCAGAGGGATTCTTTCGAATTGGCACCGACTGGGAGTAACGAAGAGCAAGTTTGTGAACGCGGCAGTGTGGACAGCTTGCTGGCCTTTCGTGAGAGACTGCAAGCGTGGGCCTTACAATCTCGCGCATCGCACACTTCAGTTACATCGCTCTTGAGAGTACTACAGTCCCACGAATGCTTCAGCGCGCTCCCTTCAACTGCAAGGGCATTGTTACAGACGCCCAAGAAGTGCCTGGAAGTGTTGCAGCTGGCCGGCGGGAAATACCATCATTTCGGCCTCAGTGCAGGCCTACAGCGAGTGCTGCAAGATTGTGCAGAACTACCAAGAATTTTGAAGCTTAGCTTCAACATTGACGGTCTGCCGGTTTCAAAAAGTTCACGGGGCCAATTTTGGTGCATACTGGGACGCATAAGTAATTTGGAGGACAAAGCACCATTTATAGTGGGTGTTTTTTTCGGAAGCAGCAAGCCCAACAACGCGAATGATTTTTTGCGACCATTTGTTTGTGACATAAATGCTGCTATCACAACAGGGATTACCATTGGAGAAACTGCAATTCCTGTTAGCTTGTATGCCCTCATATGTGATGCACCAGCAAAGGCATTTGTATTATATGTCAGAAGCCACACAGGCTATTACAGCTGCACCAAATGTGACGTAAAAGGTGTCTACTGTGAGGGCAGGGTGTGCTTCCCAAACGTCAATGCTCGCAAGCGAACAGATGACAGCTTTCGCTTAAAAGTCCAGGAGGAGCATCACACAGGCGAAAGTATTCTTGAGGAACTTCCTTTTGACCTAGTGAAAGATATACCATTAGATTACATGCACCTTGTGTGCTTGGGTGTCATGAACAAGCTCTTGACACTGTGGGTACGTGGCCCAAAAGTGACCAGACTTGGAAGCAAAGTGCGTCTTGAGATGTCGGAAAAAAATTCTCAAATTGCACGGTGTGTTCCATGTGATTTTAGCCGAAAGCCGAGGAGCATTGCTGAACTTGATCGGTGGAAAGCGACtgagtttcgcttttttcttttatatggaggACCCGTTGTTTTGTCATCACTGATTCCTGCACACATGTACAAGAACTTCTTAGCTTTACATGTGGGGATCTCTGTTCTTTCCACACCAGCTGCACCTGCAAGTGAGATAGAGTATGCCGGAAACATGCTCAAGTTTTTTATCCGGACATTCATAAGCATTTATGGCAAAGAGCATGTTTCACACAATGTGCATGGCCTGTGTCATTTGGCAGATGATGTTACACACCTTGGCCCCTTGGACTCATGGAGTGCCTTCCCATTTGAAAACCATATGTCCTCGTTAAAGAGAATGCTGAGAAAGCCAGACCTTCCCTTGGAGCAACTTTGCAACAGGCTTGCTGAGCAGGCACACCGTCCTCTGAGGCATAAGAAAACTGAAAGCCATGTCGTATTTGCTGCAGAGCATGCTGACGGGCCACTTGTTGCTCCATGCCGAGGCCCCGAGTTTAAAAAAGTAACATTGCCTGGCATGCGTATTCAGGTCCTAAACTCTGCATGCGTATTCTGCATGCGTATTCAGGTCCTAAACTCTGCATGCGTATTCAGGTCCTAAAAAGGCATCACTGAGCATGCTAACAAAATAACTGAAGCCATGTAGGCACAAATTTCTAAAACCGACAATAATGTGCAGAGAAGCCATAAACAACTGTGTGCTTGTTTTGCTGTGTTTAGTAGCACTTCTCATTTTCAATGTTATCTCAGCTTTTGCCATTTTATATGTTGCAATTCAGCGCTATTACTTCATGAACACGTCTTTACAGAATACGTGCGTCAACTCATGCGAATTTCGCAAACTATCCTGATGAGGCTAGAGCAGCTGGGACGACAGGTTGATGCCATGCAGCAGCACCTTTTCAACACAACAGTGAGGCTTCAAGATGAGACAAATGATGATGTGGTTTTGACACCGGTCAAGGATATTGACCAATTTCTAAGTCTTGAGGGGAGACTTGCTGCTGATGGCAACATTAAGCTAAAGCTTGTACGTCATTCATTATatttttctataatttttttttctagtcactGCATTAAGCTACTcttctaaaaaaaataatgacctcAAAACTGTACAGATACAGCAGCTTGCTGGCCTTGGTGGCTCAACTTTTGGGgcagcagccaggaggatgctggAGCTTCTGCTAAGCCTTGAGGTTGCTGTGCAGTTCAGCTGGGCAGGCCAAAAAGGCAAAAGGAAGTTTGTGGATCTAGGTGTCACAGATGTCATTTGCAGTGAGTAATTTGTTTCACAACACCATGTGCTGCAAGAGCCGTGTTTGAGTACAGACATTTCTAAGTCTGTTATCCACATTATCTTTCATTTGAAGTCAATAGCAAAAGAACAATCTTTTCATGAAAGCATTAAATTTTTTAGGATGCTTGCTAATTAAAATTATGTGCTTAAACGTGGAAAATTTTTAGCATGAAATatctgttgtcagtaagaaaccctgcagcttcttcaagcacactagtatacttgcatggcacacatacgcaagcattcactacttgcagaagttattatcaggtagcactactaggcattcttaactgtagtggaaatcttatgtacagatgaaaactaacagatggaagctcatagtgatcactgaggatctctaaacaggaataagtacctaagacaagctggtcaacattttcatacatggacgtattttcgtcaaaggcgcctcatcattctttgcatgctaggtttcaaaaaagttacaatgatgtcttcttcgtggtgttcttcttgtaatgcaacacatagtgtcaatgtcagtactcttgaaattaacatggggaaggatggcaaggacctttaatgatgatgtgcccacctatcaaaatgtcgatcatgctgactagaggtacttcttcaaacaacctatgtagcattatattaatgtattatgtttgtgtaattcctgttttatgaactttgtactttttcagaggccgtgaggcgaaattttccggaaacaaaaaaaaatgacatcgagtgtgtgattaaagtgtggcttcggcatgctggggaaaagctccagaagcagcgcttaagaacttctcgcactcaccatgagggtgagttttattatctgtgctgttgaagctatcataacatatgatacttttgctgttatagtttaaataattttcttgccttactcgaattttgatgtgtatgcaagcatgaactatataaatcattttcaccattatataatggctagttcgtacctgcacattatggtaatataattttcattttatgctttcaaatctggcatgctgttattgtcttaatattcttattgatactctaaattcacttgtgcttcaagatatgctgctttctattactacagaatgtcttcaaagtgtcgcgttgtcaagcccatcggatgaagacctctgaaggcacagggcaagaagtctcatctagtgaaaactgccaagtttcattcctgaaaataaacatgttttctgtgcattgctgtttttattgctatacttgaagaaattgttactgaaacctcacaggcagtgctttaaagagtgtgcatgttcaggcacttttgattgatcagttgtcatttcagcgctccaaaagaagaattagagcaacttttcgtaaggtctgatgagtgcctaggtcttgtatgcttcgtcctcaaaaagtactagactcatcataatgtgctcttttctggatgccc
The Rhipicephalus microplus isolate Deutch F79 unplaced genomic scaffold, USDA_Rmic scaffold_24, whole genome shotgun sequence DNA segment above includes these coding regions:
- the LOC142786503 gene encoding uncharacterized protein LOC142786503, encoding MAESADRKFRREINRRVNASFQLIDSEADVINDTRYVDRDSRNAERESDLPSEACAVDLEDGHRRLCVHDRERPSAHSSIVPETDVPQGHVLISGDACYPSGCSVSVPHDHTDFERRAFHDSSAAASTSATSQVRQRDSFELAPTGSNEEQVCERGSVDSLLAFRERLQAWALQSRASHTSVTSLLRVLQSHECFSALPSTARALLQTPKKCLEVLQLAGGKYHHFGLSAGLQRVLQDCAELPRILKLSFNIDGLPVSKSSRGQFWCILGRISNLEDKAPFIVGVFFGSSKPNNANDFLRPFVCDINAAITTGITIGETAIPVSLYALICDAPAKAFVLYVRSHTGYYSCTKCDVKGVYCEGRVCFPNVNARKRTDDSFRLKVQEEHHTGESILEELPFDLVKDIPLDYMHLVCLGVMNKLLTLWVRGPKVTRLGSKVRLEMSEKNSQIARCVPCDFSRKPRSIAELDRWKATEFRFFLLYGGPVVLSSLIPAHMYKNFLALHVGISVLSTPAAPASEIEYAGNMLKFFIRTFISIYGKEHVSHNVHGLCHLADDVTHLGPLDSWSAFPFENHMSSLKRMLRKPDLPLEQLCNRLAEQAHRPLRHKKTESHVVFAAEHADGPLVAPCRGPEFKKVTLPGMRIQVLNSACVFCMRIQVLNSACVFRS
- the LOC119163863 gene encoding uncharacterized protein LOC119163863; this translates as MRISQTILMRLEQLGRQVDAMQQHLFNTTVRLQDETNDDVVLTPVKDIDQFLSLEGRLAADGNIKLKLIQQLAGLGGSTFGAAARRMLELLLSLEVAVQFSWAGQKGKRKFVDLGVTDVICKAVRRNFPETKKNDIECVIKVWLRHAGEKLQKQRLRTSRTHHEECLQSVALSSPSDEDL